From a region of the Kwoniella mangroviensis CBS 8507 chromosome 1 map unlocalized Ctg01, whole genome shotgun sequence genome:
- a CDS encoding farnesyl-diphosphate farnesyltransferase, translating to MGIVDYAILGVTHPMELRALINFAIWKDFRDIKAEDQWPTTHYNRESMKKCWEYLDLTSRSFARVIMELEGDLARTVCIFYLVLRALDTVEDDMTIPNSTKLPLLKSLHEKLYEPGWTFHESKEKDKIVLEEFDNIQYEFSELKPEYQAVIADICKKMGAGMADFAALATPEQPVAEVDSIADYDLYCHYVAGLVGEGLSGLFAASGKEREFIKDQLTLSNSMGLLLQKTNIFRDIHEDVIEGRGFWPRAIWSKYGFNSMKELIDPSREQQALWASSEMVLDALRHATDALDYMTLLKCQSVFNFVAIPAVMAIATLERTFMNPKIFKENVKIRKGETVRLILRATNPRDVAYIFREYARKIHAKVKIEDPNLLKLSIACGKIDQWAEHHYPSFINISASSAGGRASSAIDPESTDARAALFMKLAKDAQEKAQREKSEKFMADLKARGVIKQRSPEEEAAIKAKYEEMDKQGAPWFMIGAVIFGVLALMGGLGWGVIWFIMKMYPDSGIMME from the exons ATGGGTATCGTAGACTATGCCATACTTG GTGTCACTCATCCT ATGGAGCTGCGTGCTCTGATAAATTTCGCCATATGGAAAGATTTCAGAGATATCAAAGCGGAAGATCAATGGCCTACGACGCATTATAATCGAGAGTCCATGAAGAAATGCTGGGAGTATTTGGATTTGACTTCGAGGAGTTTCGCTAGGGTCATCATGGAATTGGAGGGTGATTTAGCTAGAACC GTCTGTATATTCTACCTTGTTTTGAGAGCACTGGACACCGTAGAGGACGACATGACCATCCCCAACTCGACGAAATTACCTTTATTGAAATCGCTCCACGAGAAATTGTATGAACCCGGATGGACTTTCCATGAATCAAAGGAAAAAGATAAGATCGTTTTGGAGGAGTTTGATAACATCCAATATGAATTTTCGGAATTAAAACCTGA ATACCAAGCAGTCATCGCCGATATCTGCAAGAAGATGGGTGCAGGTATGGCTGACTTCGCGGCATTAGCCACCCCCGAACAGCCAGTAGCAGAAGTAGACAGTATAGCAGATTACGATCTTTATTGTCATTACGTTGCCGGATTGGTCGGTGAAGGTCTATCAGGTTTATTCGCAGCTTcaggaaaagaaagggagttcatcaaagatcaatTAACTTTATCAAACTCTATGGGACTGTTATTACAGAAAACCAATATTTTCAGGGATATCCATGAAGATGTaattgaaggaagaggattttGGCCTCGAGCAATCTGGTCAAAATACGGTTTCAACTCTATGAAAGAACTCATAGATCCTTCAAGAGAACAACAAGCTCTTTGGGCTTCGTCGGAAATGGTTTTAGACGCTTTGCGACACGCAACGGACGCTTTGGATTATATGACTTTACTTAAATGTCAAAGTGTGTTTAACTTTGTGGCTATACCTGCTGTTATGGCTATAGCTACGCTGGAGAGGACTTTTATGAATCCCAAGATATTCAAGGAGAATGTGAAGATCAGAAAAGGTGAGACTGTCAGG TTGATCCTCCGAGCGACCAACCCTCGAGACGTAGCGTACATTTTCAGAGAATACGCACGAAAGATCCACGCGAAAGTGAAGATAGAGGATCCCAATTTGTTGAAACTCAGTATAGCTTGTGGAAAG ATCGACCAATGGGCCGAACATCATTACCCCTCATTCATAAACATCTCTGCCTCCTCTGCCGGTGGACGAGCCAGCTCAGCAATCGACCCTGAAAGTACCGATGCTCGAGCTGCGCTTTTCATGAAACTGGCCAAAGATGCTCAAGAAAAAGCTCAAAGGGAGAAATCAGAAAAGTTCATGGCTGATTTAAAAGCTAGAGGGGTGATCAAGCAGAGAAGTccagaggaggaagctgcGATCAAAGCGAAATACGAAGAGATGGACAAACAGGGTGCTCCTTGGTTCATGATTGGTGCTGTCATCTTTGGAGTTTTGGCTTTGATGGGTGGATTAGGTTGGGGTGTTATTTGGTTCATCATGAAGATGTATCCTGAT AGTGGGATCATGATGGAGTGA